The following is a genomic window from Parabacteroides johnsonii DSM 18315.
GAAAGACGCCGAGAGTATCAACGACAACTTTTTTATCGAGACGATCCATGAAATGCGTACCCCGCTTTCTCTGGTATTGGGCTCTCTTGCTTTGGTGGTGCAGAATGATGATCCGGAGAAAGACATGTCTACCCAGTTGCTTTCCGCTTATCGTAATACGCTTGCTATGCAGGACTTGGCGGACCAGTTGATCGGTACGCGCCGTTCGAATGATATCGCTAACTATTTGCGCATTGCCCGTTATGACATGGTCGAGATTGCCCGCCAGATTTGCGATATCTTTGTTGATTGGGTGGCCATGAACAACGTCGATTTCCGTATCAACACGCAGACACCCGCCCTTTGGGTTTGGATGGACCGCCGCAAGATGGAGTTCGCTCTGCGTATGTTGCTGTCGAACGCCTTCAAAAATACGTTTGCTTATGGGAAAGTGACGCTCGATATTTCTGTTGTAAATGAAAACGGAAAAGCCTACAGCGCGCTGGTTGTGACGGACGAGGGGCTGGATGAAGATGAAAGTACACGCCGCGGCTTGAAGCAGATCATGGATATGGCCGATGCGATAGGGGGGATGTACCGAAGCGAGTCGGATAAAAATGGTACTTCCTACACGATCATGATTCCGCTTGGCAAACAACATCTGTTGGACCGTCGGGTCGAGTTTGTGGAACCCGAATCTGATCTGGTCAAACTGAATGCCCGCCAAAAAGAAGAGATCGCTGAATTGATCCAGGTGATTCCGCAAAAGAAGGAAACCGGAAAGAAACTCCTTGTAATCGACGACAGCGACCAGATACGTTGGTTCCTGAAACATGTCTTTAATAAGGAATATCAGATATTGGAAGCCCGCAACGGTCAGGACGGGATAGACGTCGCTTTGAAAGAAGAACCGGACCTGATCCTTTGCGACGTCATGATGCCGGTGAAAGATGGTTACGAGACCTGTCGTGAGATCAAGAGTGATCCCAAGATGGCGCAGACACCTGTCGTGATGTTGACTGCCAAAGTCGAGAGCGAAGATGTGATTACCGGTATCGAAGCTGGTGCTGACGATTACATCACGAAGCCTTTCGACGTGGAAATCCTGCGAAGCAAGATCAACAGCCTGATGAAGAAGCGCGAGGATATGAAACGCTACTTCTCTAATTCTTCTGCAGTTTCGCATGATGAAGAAAGTACGCTGTCGACCAATCCGTTCATGGACGCCGTTGTCAAAAACATAGAGAAACACCTCGATGACTCTACTTTTGAGGCAAAAGTACTCGCAGACTCATTGAATATGAGTCTGCCGACCTTGTATCGAAAGATTAAACAATACTCAGATCTGAGCATCCTCGAACTGACGCGCAACATACGGCTGAAAAAAGCTGCCGAACTGCTTGCCAGCCAGCAATACTCGGTGCAGGAAGTTGCTGAAATGGTCGGGTTCAACGATACTGCCACATTCCGTAAACGCTTTACCGAGCAATACGGAGTTACACCTTCACAATACGGAATTCCAGCTTAAGGCTGGACATTCCGTCCTTCCGGACAATTTGTCGCACTGTATTCCTCTCGTATTCTTGTTCTATAATAAGAATGTAAGCACCATAAAAACTGAAAATATCTCAAAAATAGGTGCAAATAAATCAAAATAGTCACTTAGAGTTTTACCGATTATATTTGAGAGTCACGCCTCTAATGCGTCTTTACTTTTTCTCCCACCTTTGCAATGTCGAAAGACGATAACCCGAAACGATGAGACAGATAAGGATGATATTGTAAATGGTATCAGTAAATATAGTAAGGTAGTTAGCCGATGGGAAGTATAGGACAACATAAAACACAATAGTCGCTCCGAACAACTCAGCAAGCTATAGGGTAAGAAAAATAAAGATCATTATATAAACGAATTTATTAACTTTTTAATTTTGAAAAATATGAAACTAAGAAATTTAATGTATGCAACAATGATTGCATGTGCGTTCGCTTCTTGTTCGAATGATGATGTGCCGACTCCGGATAACGGTAATCCTGATGCGGAAGGTGGGACAAGTTTGACCGTGAAGTTTGACAAAGCTGCTGATACAAAGGCATCTGGTGATATTACGTCTTTATCCATGTTGGTTTTTAATGCAGATGGCAAACTGGAAGTTGTCGGAACTAAAGCAACTACACCTGCTGTGGAGGAGGGAAGTGATGCCGTTGCTCATGCTGAATTGACTGCTGGTGTTAAAGAGGTGGCTTTGATTGCTAATTATATAGTACCTACAACAGGGGAGCAGAGTTTGATAGGAAAAACAAAAGCTGAGGTTTTTGCTACTTTAAATAAAACGTTTGATTCTGAATTGGAAGTTGAAGGAACTCTTACGATGAACAGTAAAATCTATACTGGTGTGGTAGTTGCTGCTGAAAAGAATAATGTGTTTGGTTTCGCAACTGCGCCTGCTGGCTATGTAAATGTAGAAGGCTTGACTGAT
Proteins encoded in this region:
- a CDS encoding response regulator, with the protein product MKKKSLFRRVSGVLTGLFFSTSLILAANENGQLFGSETLIVVVALLLFFVPLFLYVRKLHSNMNDRSDRIIKENAALENLNKEINARNEEVNIRNEELDSLNRLLEEQIEQQEERYRALREQNDDLAQANSDLVRKNNELELTISTLNNNKKELEQLIVTKIKENDTIQREAADKLAEAEKRLKDAESINDNFFIETIHEMRTPLSLVLGSLALVVQNDDPEKDMSTQLLSAYRNTLAMQDLADQLIGTRRSNDIANYLRIARYDMVEIARQICDIFVDWVAMNNVDFRINTQTPALWVWMDRRKMEFALRMLLSNAFKNTFAYGKVTLDISVVNENGKAYSALVVTDEGLDEDESTRRGLKQIMDMADAIGGMYRSESDKNGTSYTIMIPLGKQHLLDRRVEFVEPESDLVKLNARQKEEIAELIQVIPQKKETGKKLLVIDDSDQIRWFLKHVFNKEYQILEARNGQDGIDVALKEEPDLILCDVMMPVKDGYETCREIKSDPKMAQTPVVMLTAKVESEDVITGIEAGADDYITKPFDVEILRSKINSLMKKREDMKRYFSNSSAVSHDEESTLSTNPFMDAVVKNIEKHLDDSTFEAKVLADSLNMSLPTLYRKIKQYSDLSILELTRNIRLKKAAELLASQQYSVQEVAEMVGFNDTATFRKRFTEQYGVTPSQYGIPA